Proteins encoded within one genomic window of Bradyrhizobium sp. CB1717:
- a CDS encoding peptidylprolyl isomerase: MTTSFPVTKTGLRFGLATALVGCLALALIAGPGRAADDPVLAKVNGAEIKKSDVAMAEEELGPSLAQMDPATKDENVLSFLIDMKIVSKAAEDKKVADSEEFKKRLAFARNRLLMDSLLANEGKAATTPDAMKKVYEEASKQITGEQEVRARHILVETEDEAKAVKAELDKGADFAELAKKKSKDPGSADGGDLGFFTKEQMVPEFSVVAFALEPGKISDPVKSQFGWHIIKVEEKRARKAPDFEQVKAQIENYVTRKAQADYVAKLRAEAKVERLDQPAADAKPSDAAKPSDSKMAPPAKK; this comes from the coding sequence ATGACCACCTCGTTCCCGGTAACCAAAACCGGCCTGCGCTTCGGCCTCGCCACCGCCCTCGTGGGCTGCCTTGCGCTGGCGCTGATCGCGGGTCCCGGCCGGGCTGCCGACGATCCGGTGCTGGCGAAGGTCAATGGGGCTGAAATCAAGAAGAGCGACGTTGCCATGGCCGAGGAGGAACTCGGGCCGAGCCTCGCCCAGATGGACCCGGCGACCAAGGACGAGAATGTCCTGTCCTTCCTGATCGACATGAAGATCGTCAGCAAGGCTGCCGAAGACAAGAAGGTCGCCGACAGCGAGGAGTTCAAGAAGCGCCTGGCGTTCGCCCGCAACCGCCTGCTGATGGACAGCCTGCTGGCCAACGAGGGCAAGGCCGCCACCACCCCCGACGCGATGAAGAAGGTCTATGAGGAGGCCTCCAAGCAGATCACCGGCGAGCAGGAGGTGCGCGCCCGCCACATCCTGGTCGAGACCGAGGACGAGGCCAAGGCGGTGAAGGCCGAGCTCGACAAGGGCGCCGATTTCGCCGAGCTCGCCAAGAAGAAGTCCAAGGATCCGGGCTCCGCCGACGGCGGCGACCTCGGCTTCTTCACCAAGGAGCAGATGGTGCCGGAATTCTCGGTCGTTGCCTTCGCACTCGAGCCGGGCAAGATCTCCGACCCCGTGAAGTCCCAGTTCGGCTGGCACATCATCAAGGTCGAGGAAAAGCGCGCCCGCAAGGCGCCGGACTTCGAGCAGGTCAAGGCCCAGATCGAGAACTACGTCACCCGCAAGGCCCAGGCCGACTACGTCGCCAAGCTGCGCGCCGAGGCCAAGGTCGAGCGGCTGGACCAGCCGGCGGCGGATGCGAAGCCCTCCGACGCGGCCAAGCCCTCCGACAGCAAGATGGCGCCGCCGGCGAAGAAGTAA
- the secA gene encoding preprotein translocase subunit SecA — protein sequence MIGALARKFFGSANDRRVKGYQSRVNAINALEPEVSKLSDEALKARTAEFKKQLAEGKTLDDILVPAFATVREAAKRTLGQRHFDVQLIGGIVLHEGDIAEMKTGEGKTLVATLAVYLNALAGKGVHVVTVNDYLARRDSGWMGQIYGFLGLTTGVIVHGLDDAERKAAYACDITYGTNNEYGFDYLRDNMKYRLEDMVQRPHFYAIVDEVDSILIDEARTPLIISGPLDDRSDFYNTIDSFLPKLDKTDYDVDEKQRTVTLTEAGMEKIEGLLRDAGQLKGESLYDVENVSVVHHINQALRAHTLFTRDKDYIVRDDEVVIIDEFTGRMMAGRRYSEGLHQALEAKEHVTVQPENQTLASITFQNYFRMYEKLAGMTGTALTEADELFDIYKLEVVEIPTNLPVARLDEDDEVYRTQNEKYAAILAEIERANARLQPVLVGTASIEKSEVIAEYLKKHGYRQIDFGNENSMQKLYAAARAGKPAKLFAVLNARFHEQEAYIVAEAGVPGAITIATNMAGRGTDIKLGGSLEMRIQQETAGIEDEAEKAKKIEQIKADIEHFRDIVLKAEEEVEIEPAKGSKPAKTVKKPGGLYIMGSERHESRRIDNQLRGRSGRQGDPGRSKFFLSLEDDLMRIFGSDRLDSMLQRLGLQEGEAIIHPWINKALEKAQQKVEARNFDIRKNLLKFDNVQNDQRKVIFDQRVDLMKDESVAETIADMRHAFIDDLVAKHVPEHAYAEQWDVAGLKEELKRVLDLDLPVDEWAKEEGIADEELLTRIETKADEHMAAKVAQWGPDVMRYVEKTILLQTLDHLWREHLIMLDHLRQVIGLRGYGQRDPLQEYKTEAFNLFQEMSAHLREAVTAQLMRVEIVPPEQEAPVLPAMEAHKFDPNTGEDEMALASVTLGAQATDAALRDPKNPASWGKVGRNEDCPCGSGKKYKHCHGRYA from the coding sequence ATGATCGGCGCGCTCGCCCGCAAGTTTTTCGGCTCCGCCAACGACCGGCGGGTGAAAGGATACCAGTCCCGCGTCAACGCGATCAACGCGCTGGAGCCCGAGGTCTCGAAACTCTCCGACGAGGCGCTGAAGGCCCGCACCGCCGAGTTCAAGAAGCAGCTTGCCGAGGGCAAGACGCTCGACGACATTCTGGTCCCCGCCTTCGCCACGGTGCGCGAGGCCGCCAAGCGCACGCTCGGCCAGCGCCATTTCGACGTCCAGCTCATCGGCGGCATCGTGCTGCACGAGGGCGACATCGCCGAGATGAAGACCGGCGAAGGCAAGACGCTGGTCGCAACGCTCGCGGTCTATCTCAACGCGCTCGCCGGCAAGGGCGTCCACGTCGTCACCGTCAACGACTACCTCGCCCGCCGCGACTCCGGCTGGATGGGCCAGATCTACGGCTTCCTCGGCCTGACCACCGGCGTGATCGTGCATGGCCTCGACGATGCCGAGCGCAAGGCGGCCTATGCCTGCGACATCACTTACGGCACCAACAACGAATACGGCTTCGACTACTTACGCGACAACATGAAGTACCGGCTCGAGGACATGGTCCAGCGGCCGCACTTCTACGCCATCGTCGACGAGGTCGACTCCATCCTGATCGACGAAGCGCGCACGCCGCTGATCATCTCCGGCCCGCTCGACGACCGCTCCGACTTCTACAACACCATCGACAGCTTCCTGCCCAAGCTCGACAAGACCGACTATGATGTCGACGAGAAGCAGCGCACGGTGACGCTGACCGAAGCCGGCATGGAGAAGATCGAGGGCCTGCTGCGCGATGCCGGCCAGCTCAAGGGTGAATCGCTCTACGACGTCGAGAACGTCTCCGTCGTGCACCACATCAATCAGGCGCTGCGCGCCCACACGCTGTTCACCCGCGACAAGGACTACATCGTCCGCGACGACGAGGTCGTGATCATCGACGAGTTCACCGGGCGCATGATGGCCGGCCGGCGTTATTCGGAAGGCCTGCACCAGGCGCTCGAAGCCAAGGAGCACGTTACGGTTCAGCCCGAGAACCAGACGCTCGCCTCGATCACCTTCCAGAACTATTTCCGGATGTACGAGAAGCTCGCCGGCATGACCGGTACGGCGCTGACCGAAGCCGACGAGCTGTTCGACATCTACAAGCTCGAGGTCGTGGAAATCCCGACCAACCTGCCGGTCGCCCGCCTCGACGAGGACGACGAGGTCTATCGTACCCAGAACGAGAAATACGCCGCGATCCTGGCCGAGATCGAGCGCGCCAATGCGCGCCTTCAGCCGGTGCTGGTCGGCACCGCCTCGATCGAGAAATCGGAAGTGATCGCCGAATATCTGAAGAAGCACGGCTACCGGCAGATCGATTTCGGCAACGAGAATTCGATGCAGAAGCTGTATGCCGCCGCCCGCGCCGGCAAGCCGGCAAAGCTGTTCGCTGTGCTGAACGCGCGCTTCCACGAGCAGGAAGCCTATATCGTGGCGGAAGCCGGCGTGCCGGGCGCGATCACGATCGCGACCAACATGGCCGGCCGCGGCACCGACATCAAGCTCGGCGGCTCGCTCGAGATGCGCATCCAGCAGGAGACCGCAGGCATCGAGGACGAGGCCGAGAAGGCCAAGAAGATCGAGCAGATCAAGGCCGACATCGAGCACTTCCGCGACATCGTGCTGAAGGCCGAGGAAGAGGTCGAGATCGAGCCGGCGAAGGGGAGCAAGCCCGCCAAGACCGTGAAGAAGCCCGGCGGCCTCTACATCATGGGCTCCGAGCGCCACGAATCCCGCCGCATCGACAACCAGCTGCGCGGCCGTTCCGGCCGTCAGGGCGATCCCGGCCGCTCGAAATTCTTCCTGTCGCTGGAAGACGATCTGATGCGCATCTTCGGCTCGGATCGCCTCGACAGCATGCTCCAGCGTCTTGGCCTGCAAGAGGGCGAGGCGATCATCCATCCCTGGATCAACAAGGCGCTCGAGAAGGCGCAGCAGAAGGTCGAGGCGCGCAACTTCGACATCCGCAAGAACCTGCTCAAGTTCGACAACGTCCAGAACGACCAGCGCAAGGTGATCTTCGACCAGCGCGTCGACCTGATGAAGGACGAGAGCGTCGCCGAGACCATCGCCGACATGCGCCACGCCTTCATCGACGACCTCGTCGCCAAGCACGTGCCCGAGCACGCCTATGCCGAGCAGTGGGACGTCGCCGGTCTCAAGGAAGAGCTGAAGCGCGTGCTCGATCTCGACCTGCCGGTCGACGAATGGGCCAAGGAAGAGGGCATTGCCGACGAGGAGCTGCTCACGCGCATCGAGACCAAGGCCGATGAGCACATGGCGGCCAAGGTCGCGCAATGGGGTCCCGACGTGATGCGTTACGTCGAGAAGACCATTCTGCTGCAGACGCTCGACCATCTCTGGCGCGAGCACCTGATCATGCTCGACCATCTGCGCCAGGTCATCGGCCTGCGCGGCTACGGTCAGCGCGATCCGTTGCAGGAGTACAAGACCGAGGCTTTCAACCTCTTCCAGGAGATGAGCGCCCACCTGCGCGAGGCCGTTACCGCCCAACTGATGCGGGTCGAAATCGTCCCGCCGGAGCAGGAAGCCCCGGTGCTGCCGGCGATGGAAGCGCACAAGTTCGACCCGAACACCGGCGAAGACGAGATGGCGCTCGCCAGCGTCACGCTCGGCGCGCAGGCCACCGACGCCGCGCTGCGCGATCCCAAGAATCCGGCGAGCTGGGGCAAGGTCGGCCGCAACGAGGATTGCCCGTGCGGCTCGGGCAAGAAGTACAAGCACTGCCACGGGCGGTATGCTTAG
- a CDS encoding MarR family transcriptional regulator: protein MAKPSKENSPITEHLAYLLAQANREINRQLELRLSKEGVPVEQWRILKVLSDGNGHSMGELADAVLLNHPTLTKMIDRMVSDTLVYRVQDPNDRRKVLMFISDRGKVLCKKLNSLAVDQEEHILESYGDKSTSELKRLLESLIDSSN, encoded by the coding sequence GTGGCAAAACCGTCGAAAGAAAACTCCCCGATCACAGAACATCTCGCTTACCTGCTCGCGCAAGCCAACCGGGAGATCAACCGGCAGCTGGAACTGCGCTTGAGCAAGGAAGGCGTTCCCGTCGAGCAATGGCGCATCCTGAAAGTGCTGTCGGATGGCAACGGCCATTCGATGGGCGAGCTTGCGGACGCGGTGCTGCTCAACCATCCGACGCTGACCAAGATGATCGACCGCATGGTCTCCGACACGCTGGTCTATCGCGTGCAGGACCCGAACGACCGCCGCAAGGTGCTGATGTTCATCTCCGACCGCGGCAAGGTGCTGTGCAAGAAGCTCAACTCGCTCGCGGTCGACCAGGAGGAGCACATCCTGGAGAGCTACGGCGACAAGTCGACGAGCGAGCTGAAGCGGCTGCTGGAGAGCTTGATCGACAGCTCGAATTGA
- a CDS encoding substrate-binding domain-containing protein, with the protein MRATVNFPAHGGPALPPSLLFRNLSSSAADFDLSPVDAHFMKRRGARNKLRIGNFLTFTGSPGIWGPTSTNSAMLAVAEINKRGGILGRELELSIYDSGGPIDEVVRRAEQAIAFDEVDLIMGSHISAVRVALRKVTGNRIPYIYTPVYEGGERTPGVMAIGETPRWQSRPAIHWLADVKKGTRWYLIGSDYVWPWQSHRSVKRYIKEAGGKVVGEEFVPVGEDNHEPHLARIRAAKPDVVLISLIGTDSITFNRAFAEAGLATSTLRLAGAMDETVLLGIGADNTENLFCASGYFNGMASRANDEFLSAYHSMFGANAPPVGSVGQSNYEGLRFLESVANRAGSLAFRPLLKAARNTVYTAGRGPVTLRDGRAEMPMYLAEADGLDFRIIKTL; encoded by the coding sequence GTGCGCGCGACGGTAAACTTCCCGGCTCACGGCGGTCCGGCGTTGCCGCCGTCCCTGCTGTTCAGGAATCTGTCGTCGTCGGCGGCTGACTTCGACCTGTCTCCGGTCGACGCGCATTTCATGAAGCGCCGCGGCGCGCGCAACAAGCTGCGCATCGGCAATTTCCTCACCTTCACCGGCTCGCCCGGGATCTGGGGCCCCACCTCCACCAACAGCGCGATGCTCGCGGTCGCCGAGATCAACAAGCGCGGCGGCATTCTCGGCCGCGAGCTCGAGCTGTCGATCTACGATTCCGGCGGACCGATCGACGAGGTGGTGCGCCGCGCCGAGCAGGCGATCGCCTTCGACGAGGTCGACCTCATCATGGGCTCGCATATCAGCGCGGTCCGCGTCGCGCTGCGCAAGGTCACCGGCAACCGCATCCCCTACATCTACACCCCGGTCTATGAAGGCGGCGAGCGCACGCCGGGCGTGATGGCGATCGGTGAGACGCCGCGCTGGCAGAGCCGGCCGGCGATCCACTGGCTGGCGGACGTCAAGAAGGGCACGCGCTGGTACCTGATCGGCAGCGATTACGTCTGGCCGTGGCAGTCGCATCGATCGGTGAAGCGCTACATCAAGGAAGCTGGCGGAAAGGTGGTCGGCGAGGAGTTCGTGCCCGTCGGCGAGGACAATCACGAGCCGCATCTGGCGCGCATCCGCGCCGCCAAGCCGGACGTGGTGCTGATCTCGCTGATCGGCACCGACAGCATCACCTTCAACCGCGCCTTCGCCGAGGCGGGCCTCGCCACCTCGACGCTGCGGCTTGCCGGTGCGATGGACGAGACCGTGCTGCTCGGTATCGGCGCCGACAACACCGAGAATTTGTTCTGCGCCTCCGGCTATTTCAACGGCATGGCCTCGCGCGCCAATGACGAGTTCCTCAGTGCCTATCATTCCATGTTCGGTGCCAACGCGCCGCCGGTCGGCTCCGTCGGTCAGTCGAACTATGAGGGGCTGCGCTTCCTGGAATCCGTCGCCAACCGCGCCGGCTCGCTGGCCTTTCGTCCGCTGCTCAAGGCCGCGCGCAACACCGTCTATACGGCGGGCCGCGGCCCCGTGACGCTACGCGATGGTCGCGCCGAGATGCCGATGTACCTCGCTGAAGCCGACGGTCTCGACTTCAGGATCATCAAGACGCTTTAA
- a CDS encoding amidase gives MTVVLPTPAQLRSVAEQCGLSLTDDDVASFRGLMQGSIEAYNLVAAMPDELPEVKYPRTPGYRPSPEENPRNAWYRKSTVKGAASGKLKGKTVALKDNIMLAGVPMTNGSSTLEGYVPDFDATIVTRMLDAGAEIKGKVHCEHFCLSGGSHTGSYGPVHNPHKMGYSAGGSSSGSGVVVALGEVDMAIGGDQGGSIRMPSSFCGIYGMKPTWGLVPYTGIMPIEIYVDHTGPMTATVADNALLLEVLAGDDGYDPRIKAPKVEEYTKALGQGVKGMKIGILKEGFEQPVAEAAVNESVREAAKRFKDLGATVETVSIPMHLLGGAIWTPIGTEGLTQTMMFGDGYGLSRGDLYSTSLMDFHRGWRRQADSLSETTKLFMMLGTYINNNFGPRFYGKALNISRRLTAAYDKAFGDYDLLLMPTTPMKATKLPEPNASREEYVARALEMISNTAPFDITHHPAMSLPCGMADGLPVGLMLVGRMFEESTIYRAAHAFEQIGDWKKM, from the coding sequence GTGACAGTTGTCCTTCCCACGCCCGCCCAACTTCGCAGTGTCGCCGAGCAATGCGGCCTTTCGCTCACCGATGACGACGTCGCCTCGTTCCGCGGCCTGATGCAGGGCTCGATCGAAGCCTACAATCTCGTTGCCGCGATGCCGGACGAATTGCCGGAGGTGAAATATCCGCGCACGCCGGGCTATCGGCCTTCGCCCGAGGAGAACCCGCGCAACGCCTGGTATCGCAAGTCGACCGTGAAGGGTGCTGCCAGCGGCAAGCTCAAGGGCAAGACCGTTGCGCTGAAAGACAACATCATGCTGGCCGGCGTGCCCATGACCAACGGCTCGTCGACGCTGGAAGGCTATGTGCCCGATTTCGACGCCACCATCGTCACGCGCATGCTGGATGCCGGCGCCGAGATCAAGGGCAAGGTGCATTGCGAGCATTTCTGCCTGTCCGGCGGCAGCCACACCGGCTCCTACGGGCCGGTGCATAATCCACACAAGATGGGTTACTCGGCCGGCGGCTCGTCGTCGGGCTCGGGCGTCGTGGTCGCGCTCGGCGAGGTCGACATGGCGATCGGCGGCGATCAGGGCGGCTCGATCCGCATGCCGTCCTCGTTCTGCGGCATCTACGGCATGAAGCCGACCTGGGGACTCGTGCCCTATACCGGGATCATGCCGATCGAGATCTACGTCGATCATACCGGTCCGATGACGGCGACGGTCGCCGACAACGCGCTGCTGCTCGAAGTGCTCGCCGGCGATGACGGCTACGATCCGCGCATCAAGGCGCCGAAGGTCGAGGAATACACCAAGGCGCTCGGCCAGGGCGTCAAGGGCATGAAGATCGGCATCCTCAAGGAAGGCTTTGAGCAGCCGGTCGCAGAGGCTGCGGTGAATGAAAGCGTGCGCGAGGCGGCAAAACGTTTCAAGGATCTCGGCGCCACCGTAGAGACCGTCTCGATCCCGATGCATCTCCTGGGCGGCGCGATCTGGACCCCGATCGGCACCGAGGGCCTGACGCAGACCATGATGTTCGGCGACGGCTACGGCCTCAGCCGCGGCGATCTCTATTCGACCTCGCTGATGGATTTTCATCGTGGCTGGCGCCGGCAGGCCGACTCGCTGTCCGAGACCACGAAGCTGTTCATGATGCTCGGCACCTACATCAACAACAATTTCGGTCCGCGCTTCTACGGCAAGGCGCTCAACATCTCCCGTCGGCTGACCGCGGCCTATGACAAGGCGTTCGGCGATTACGATCTGCTGCTGATGCCGACCACGCCGATGAAGGCAACCAAACTGCCGGAGCCCAATGCCAGCCGCGAGGAGTACGTCGCGCGTGCGCTCGAGATGATCTCGAACACCGCGCCGTTCGACATCACCCATCACCCGGCGATGTCGCTGCCCTGCGGCATGGCCGACGGCCTGCCGGTCGGCTTGATGCTGGTCGGCCGCATGTTCGAGGAGTCCACCATCTACCGCGCCGCCCATGCTTTCGAGCAGATCGGCGACTGGAAGAAGATGTGA
- a CDS encoding branched-chain amino acid ABC transporter permease, giving the protein MANAFVAAFEILSFGAIIVLIVLGLGIIASMMGIFNFAQGEFVLLGAYITYLAYAKGLPIWAGMVAAPFLVGALGFVLEAVIIRRFYAAPIVAMLGTYALGLIIRESVRGLIGGFYLTVPEPIGGSIDIGAMHISAWRFTIIVITLLVMGGCYLLLSRTSFGLRVRATLENPSLARASGISTPLIYGATFAFGAALAGLAGALIVPVFSLFADLGLRFLIQGFVAVMVGGVGSFIGPVAGAGVIGTLSAALPWVMAPVVADVLVFVLAIVFIKFRPQGLIAGKGV; this is encoded by the coding sequence ATGGCTAACGCGTTCGTCGCGGCGTTCGAGATCCTGAGCTTCGGCGCGATCATCGTCCTGATCGTGCTGGGGCTCGGGATCATCGCCAGCATGATGGGCATCTTCAACTTCGCGCAGGGAGAGTTCGTCCTGCTCGGGGCCTACATCACCTATCTCGCCTATGCCAAGGGCCTGCCGATCTGGGCCGGCATGGTCGCTGCGCCCTTTCTGGTCGGCGCGCTCGGCTTCGTGCTGGAGGCGGTGATCATCCGCCGCTTCTATGCTGCGCCGATCGTCGCCATGCTCGGCACCTATGCGCTCGGCCTCATCATCCGCGAATCCGTGCGCGGGTTGATCGGCGGCTTCTATCTCACCGTGCCCGAACCGATCGGCGGCTCGATCGACATCGGCGCCATGCACATCTCTGCCTGGCGCTTCACCATCATCGTCATCACGCTGCTGGTCATGGGCGGCTGCTACCTGCTGCTCTCGCGCACGAGCTTTGGTCTGCGCGTCCGTGCCACGCTGGAGAACCCGTCGCTGGCGCGCGCCTCCGGCATCTCCACGCCGCTGATCTACGGCGCCACTTTTGCGTTCGGTGCCGCGCTCGCCGGCCTTGCCGGCGCGCTGATCGTGCCGGTGTTCAGCCTGTTCGCCGATCTCGGCCTGCGCTTCCTGATCCAGGGCTTTGTCGCGGTCATGGTCGGCGGCGTCGGCTCCTTCATCGGGCCGGTCGCGGGCGCCGGCGTCATCGGCACGCTGAGTGCCGCATTGCCATGGGTGATGGCGCCCGTCGTCGCCGACGTCCTCGTCTTCGTGCTCGCCATTGTCTTTATCAAATTCCGCCCGCAGGGCCTCATCGCTGGAAAAGGGGTTTAG
- a CDS encoding substrate-binding protein encodes MFNRTQLTRRRFLSNFAFTTGAVATGVGSWVIPADWANAAEGPIKVGIATDLTGPIAYAGNADANVAKMVIKEINNSGGLLGRPLELYIEDTASNESVAVGNVRKLIQRDKVDMVLGGITSSMRNAIKDPIVARGKTLYIYPQLYEGKECTPYLFCTGPTPAQQCDEFIPWLIKNGGKKFALPSANYVWPHTLNVYARKVIESNGGEVVFEEYYPLDQVDFSATVNRIISNKVDVVFNTVIPPGVGPFFKQLYEAGFLKNGGRLACVYYDENTLNINQASEIEGLASCLDYFKVLTKENPFDAKIQAAYEKDFPGNFLFAAGSAATGTYRGLKLWEAAVKEAGKIDRDSVAAALDHAKIAEGPGGPAEMVPGKRHCKMKMYTAVAKGGNYEIVARSSGLVDPKEC; translated from the coding sequence ATGTTCAATCGCACTCAGCTCACACGCCGCCGTTTCCTCTCCAATTTCGCCTTCACCACTGGCGCCGTCGCGACCGGCGTCGGCAGCTGGGTGATCCCGGCCGATTGGGCCAACGCGGCCGAAGGTCCGATCAAGGTCGGCATCGCCACCGACCTCACCGGTCCGATCGCCTATGCCGGCAATGCCGATGCCAATGTCGCCAAGATGGTGATCAAGGAGATCAACAATTCCGGCGGCCTGCTCGGCCGTCCGCTCGAGCTCTACATCGAGGATACTGCGTCGAACGAATCCGTCGCGGTCGGCAACGTGCGAAAACTGATCCAGCGCGACAAGGTCGACATGGTGCTGGGCGGCATCACCTCGTCGATGCGCAACGCGATCAAGGACCCGATCGTCGCGCGCGGCAAGACGCTCTACATCTATCCGCAGCTCTATGAGGGCAAGGAGTGCACGCCCTACCTGTTCTGCACCGGCCCGACACCGGCGCAGCAGTGCGACGAGTTCATTCCCTGGCTGATCAAGAACGGCGGCAAGAAGTTCGCGCTGCCGAGCGCCAACTACGTCTGGCCGCATACGCTCAACGTCTATGCCCGCAAGGTGATCGAATCCAATGGCGGTGAGGTCGTGTTCGAGGAGTACTACCCGCTCGACCAGGTCGATTTCTCCGCGACGGTCAACCGCATCATCTCCAACAAGGTCGACGTCGTCTTCAACACGGTCATTCCGCCCGGTGTCGGCCCGTTCTTCAAGCAGCTCTATGAAGCCGGTTTCCTCAAGAACGGCGGGCGTCTGGCCTGCGTCTACTATGACGAGAACACGCTCAACATCAACCAGGCCAGCGAGATCGAGGGCCTTGCGAGCTGCCTCGACTATTTCAAGGTGCTGACCAAGGAGAACCCGTTCGACGCAAAGATCCAGGCGGCCTACGAGAAGGATTTTCCGGGCAACTTCCTGTTCGCCGCCGGCAGCGCCGCCACCGGCACCTATCGCGGCCTGAAGCTGTGGGAAGCCGCCGTCAAGGAAGCCGGCAAGATCGACCGCGACTCGGTCGCCGCCGCGCTGGACCATGCCAAGATCGCCGAAGGTCCGGGTGGCCCAGCCGAGATGGTGCCGGGCAAGCGGCACTGCAAGATGAAGATGTACACGGCAGTTGCCAAGGGCGGGAATTACGAGATCGTCGCGCGCAGCAGCGGCCTCGTCGATCCCAAGGAATGCTGA
- a CDS encoding branched-chain amino acid ABC transporter permease — MPKAMGAVKQTIPAEIGGDMDAAVGSSGTAAKAAAGRKVLPIVEGVVLVAALLAPLVLQDYLTVFATRVIILALFALSFDLVWGYAGIMSFGQALFFGSAGYGVALLARDLDITNIFLVLPAGTLIGLTFALLLGGFLLLGRHPSSVIFVSLGTLTGSYAADRLARGWYYLGGQNGIPSIAPMSLAGHEFSEGPAFYYLVLGILVVVYLLCRFLVRSQFGLALAGLRENEQRIAFFGYKAQHLKAIIFAIGGAIAGLAGSLYAFHEGFVWPNMVGVVVSTQVVLYVLFGGSGTLIGAVIGTVIVEGVSFWLSDNYRDIWPIILGLLLLLVILFRPLGLISFVLGERERVGSFGAAAKEKRNAP; from the coding sequence ATGCCGAAAGCGATGGGCGCAGTGAAGCAGACGATCCCCGCCGAGATCGGCGGGGATATGGACGCGGCGGTGGGTAGCAGCGGAACGGCGGCCAAGGCGGCCGCGGGACGAAAAGTCCTGCCGATCGTGGAGGGCGTCGTGCTGGTCGCGGCGCTGCTCGCGCCGCTGGTGCTGCAGGATTATCTCACGGTGTTCGCGACGCGCGTGATCATCCTCGCGCTGTTCGCGCTGTCGTTCGACCTGGTCTGGGGCTATGCCGGCATCATGAGCTTCGGCCAGGCCCTGTTCTTCGGCTCGGCCGGCTATGGTGTCGCGCTGCTCGCGCGTGACCTCGACATCACCAACATCTTCCTGGTGCTGCCCGCGGGCACGTTGATCGGCCTCACCTTCGCGCTCCTGCTCGGCGGCTTCCTGTTGCTGGGCCGGCATCCCTCCAGCGTGATCTTCGTCTCGCTCGGCACGCTCACCGGCTCCTACGCTGCCGATCGCCTCGCGCGCGGCTGGTACTATCTCGGCGGCCAGAACGGCATCCCCTCGATCGCACCGATGTCGCTCGCTGGTCACGAGTTCTCGGAAGGGCCGGCCTTCTACTATCTCGTGCTCGGCATCCTCGTCGTCGTCTACCTGCTATGCCGCTTCCTGGTGCGCTCGCAGTTCGGCCTCGCGCTGGCGGGCTTGCGCGAGAACGAGCAGCGCATCGCCTTCTTCGGCTACAAGGCGCAGCATCTGAAAGCCATCATCTTTGCGATCGGCGGCGCCATCGCCGGACTCGCCGGCAGCCTCTATGCGTTCCACGAAGGCTTCGTCTGGCCCAACATGGTCGGCGTCGTCGTCTCGACCCAGGTCGTGCTCTACGTCCTGTTCGGCGGCTCCGGCACGCTGATCGGCGCGGTCATCGGCACGGTGATCGTCGAGGGCGTCAGCTTCTGGCTGTCGGACAATTACCGCGACATCTGGCCGATCATTTTGGGATTGCTGCTGCTGCTCGTGATCCTGTTCCGGCCGCTCGGCCTGATCAGTTTTGTCTTGGGCGAGCGCGAGCGGGTCGGCAGCTTCGGCGCTGCCGCTAAGGAGAAGCGCAATGCTCCTTGA
- a CDS encoding ABC transporter ATP-binding protein, with protein sequence MLLEAVGIKKVFGKLTALDGAALTVGENEFHGLIGPNGSGKSTLMKCIAGAEVPTQGKVSFVNTDITAFTPTERARAGMSLKFQITSVLPTLTLYDNILLALQAQSSLFDLVFSRTRGALHDQVMTMLTQFRLADRAFDAAAALSHGQQQWLEIAMALAGKPKLLLLDEPTGGMSLEERRVTGELLQPIKKHCSLVIVEHDLDFIRDICDRLTVLDQGKVLASGTVSEIQANKSVQEIYLRRA encoded by the coding sequence ATGCTCCTTGAAGCGGTCGGCATCAAAAAAGTCTTCGGCAAGCTGACCGCGCTGGACGGCGCCGCGCTGACCGTCGGCGAAAACGAGTTTCACGGCCTGATCGGCCCGAACGGCTCCGGCAAGAGCACGCTGATGAAGTGCATCGCCGGCGCCGAGGTGCCGACGCAGGGCAAGGTGAGCTTCGTCAACACCGACATCACCGCGTTCACGCCGACCGAGCGGGCGCGCGCCGGCATGAGCCTGAAATTCCAGATCACCAGCGTGCTGCCGACGCTGACGCTCTACGACAACATCCTGCTTGCGCTGCAGGCGCAGTCCTCGCTGTTCGACCTCGTGTTCTCGCGCACCCGCGGCGCGCTGCACGATCAGGTCATGACCATGCTGACGCAGTTTCGTCTCGCCGACCGTGCCTTCGATGCGGCGGCGGCGCTGTCGCACGGCCAGCAGCAATGGCTGGAGATCGCCATGGCGCTCGCCGGCAAGCCAAAGCTCCTGCTGCTCGACGAGCCCACGGGCGGCATGAGCCTCGAGGAGCGCCGCGTCACCGGCGAACTGCTGCAGCCGATCAAAAAGCACTGCTCGCTCGTCATCGTCGAGCACGACCTCGATTTCATCCGCGACATCTGCGATCGCCTCACCGTGCTCGACCAAGGAAAGGTGCTGGCATCGGGCACGGTGTCGGAGATCCAGGCCAACAAATCCGTCCAGGAGATCTATCTGCGCCGTGCCTGA